One stretch of Spirochaetota bacterium DNA includes these proteins:
- a CDS encoding YIP1 family protein produces the protein MKEFLKSLVWVDYFYMVFTDPGKLAAALMRESKSLPLGFVVPACVSIMEILALSLLGSQTPFFYTKITYGWILFFILLVFQNILIGSLIDTAGQVMGYQGNIKNVINIMNYALFPRVLLLPAILIFSVFNFAPVFFYVLFSMALFAWSAAIVIQGISEMHSATLNRAAAVFFIPFALVGGVAFFAMVLTVISIFGYFNA, from the coding sequence ATGAAGGAATTCCTGAAATCGCTCGTATGGGTGGACTATTTTTATATGGTCTTCACCGATCCGGGAAAACTCGCCGCGGCGCTCATGCGCGAATCGAAGTCGCTGCCCCTCGGCTTTGTAGTCCCGGCGTGCGTATCCATCATGGAAATCCTCGCGCTTTCGCTCCTGGGCTCGCAAACGCCGTTTTTCTACACCAAGATCACCTACGGCTGGATTCTGTTCTTTATCCTGCTGGTGTTTCAAAATATCCTGATCGGAAGTCTTATCGATACGGCCGGGCAGGTGATGGGCTACCAGGGTAATATAAAGAACGTCATCAACATCATGAACTACGCGCTCTTTCCCAGGGTGTTGCTGCTTCCGGCGATACTGATCTTCAGCGTCTTCAACTTCGCGCCGGTGTTCTTTTACGTGCTCTTCTCCATGGCGCTCTTCGCATGGTCGGCCGCCATCGTTATACAGGGGATATCCGAAATGCACTCCGCCACGCTGAACCGTGCGGCAGCGGTATTCTTTATCCCCTTCGCCCTGGTGGGGGGCGTCGCCTTTTTTGCGATGGTGCTGACCGTGATATCGATTTTCGGCTATTTTAACGCGTAA